One genomic segment of uncultured Desulfobacter sp. includes these proteins:
- a CDS encoding polysaccharide biosynthesis tyrosine autokinase: MGKIFKALKKAGNSITPEKESASNDDTDITGDVSDSQVSGQSEATTQSRSGPTNPALVTATKPHSPASEQFRLLKNNILFPEKGDPPKTIMVTSASPDEGKSFVAANLAVSIAQSIDEYVLLMDCDLRSPTIHTFFDYEDKEQGLSDYLTNKIPLSSVLKKASVNKLTILTAGRIPSNPSELLSSDQMRRLLHEVKLRYNDRYIIIDTPPPYMTSETNAIARFVDGIILVIRQGKTRTKEVADILDIYGREKILGVVTNFSKKTIGYGYGYNKIGYGYGYHQRR, from the coding sequence TTGGGAAAAATATTTAAGGCGCTGAAAAAAGCAGGAAACAGTATAACACCGGAAAAAGAATCTGCATCAAATGATGATACGGATATAACCGGTGATGTTTCAGACAGCCAAGTTTCCGGGCAATCAGAGGCGACAACTCAATCCCGCTCCGGGCCCACGAATCCAGCTCTTGTCACAGCCACAAAACCCCATTCGCCGGCTTCGGAGCAGTTCCGACTGTTAAAAAACAATATTTTATTTCCTGAAAAAGGTGATCCGCCAAAAACCATCATGGTGACAAGCGCCTCTCCCGATGAAGGAAAATCCTTTGTGGCCGCCAATCTTGCCGTAAGCATAGCCCAGAGTATTGATGAGTATGTTCTTCTCATGGATTGCGATCTGAGGTCTCCTACGATCCATACATTTTTTGACTATGAAGATAAAGAGCAGGGCTTGAGCGATTACCTGACAAATAAGATACCATTGTCTTCGGTTCTCAAAAAAGCATCTGTAAATAAATTGACTATTCTAACGGCAGGACGGATCCCGTCTAATCCGTCAGAGCTTCTGTCGTCTGATCAGATGCGCCGTCTGCTCCATGAGGTCAAACTGCGTTACAATGATAGATATATCATTATTGATACGCCACCCCCTTATATGACATCAGAAACCAATGCCATTGCGCGGTTTGTAGATGGCATTATTCTTGTTATCCGCCAGGGAAAAACACGAACCAAGGAGGTTGCAGACATCCTGGATATTTACGGTCGTGAAAAAATTTTGGGGGTTGTTACAAATTTTTCAAAAAAAACAATTGGATATGGATATGGATATAATAAAATTGGCTATGGATACGGATATCATCAGCGAAGATGA
- a CDS encoding polysaccharide biosynthesis/export family protein, whose amino-acid sequence MFKINSIKWFFCSFFMLLATYFCLAGNVAADSAEASTDDDYKIGIGDVLQVTTWKEEDLTFEAVFVRNDGKITIPLLDDIQAEGRTTMELKKVIETGLAEFVEAPTVTVILGNPGSQKYYILGEVMGVGEYPLIKKLTVVQAFALAKGFTEWASKDEIILVRRNNGKEQMIKIDYDDITDGELGNDIQLKADDIIIVP is encoded by the coding sequence ATGTTTAAAATTAATTCAATAAAATGGTTTTTTTGTTCCTTTTTTATGTTGCTTGCCACATATTTTTGTCTGGCAGGAAATGTTGCGGCAGACAGTGCTGAAGCATCCACCGATGACGATTATAAAATTGGTATCGGAGATGTCCTGCAAGTGACAACCTGGAAGGAAGAAGATCTGACATTTGAGGCAGTGTTTGTCCGCAATGACGGTAAAATTACCATCCCTCTGCTGGATGATATCCAGGCCGAAGGCCGCACTACAATGGAATTAAAAAAAGTAATTGAGACCGGGTTGGCTGAATTTGTGGAAGCTCCGACTGTCACGGTCATCCTGGGAAACCCGGGAAGTCAGAAATATTACATACTTGGTGAAGTAATGGGCGTAGGTGAATATCCTTTAATTAAAAAGCTGACCGTTGTACAGGCGTTTGCTCTGGCCAAAGGATTTACCGAATGGGCGTCCAAGGATGAGATTATCCTGGTCCGCAGGAACAACGGAAAGGAACAGATGATCAAAATTGATTATGACGATATTACGGATGGCGAGCTTGGGAATGATATCCAACTCAAGGCCGACGATATAATCATTGTTCCTTGA
- a CDS encoding TIGR03013 family XrtA/PEP-CTERM system glycosyltransferase, with protein MLSILRQYFPVRNMLFFILEGCVIFSCFLLSTALLTVSNSYWFDLMLVLRIFLITAIIQTCLFYNDLYDFDIASQIAEIIIRLLQSLGVASILLAGVYFLFPLVIIDQKVYILSIIFLIFFIIFWRVGYLHILNKGMFNQRIIILGSSKLAKDIYEKVAKTIDCGYTVCVVIPDDVDKETKKLPEHLVMDQKDKTLCEISKIYNINKIIVAFKEKRGRFPTQELIQCRTEGIDVISGSSFYELLTGKVLVREIEPSWLIFSKGFQKSWLKATMKRMQDILLSSILLTLLSPLFIVVAILIKMDSKGPVLFAQDRVGGGKKEYMMHKFRSMVQDAEKLTGPVWAGDNDNRITRVGRIIRKYRIDELPQLWEVLVGTMSLVGPRPERKYFTDQLEKEIPFYTQRFNVKPGITGWAQICYDYGATVEDAVEKLNYDLFYIKNMSFTLDVVILLKTVKTVLFGKGAR; from the coding sequence ATGCTCAGCATTTTGCGCCAATATTTCCCTGTCAGAAACATGTTATTTTTTATTCTGGAAGGATGCGTGATTTTCAGCTGTTTTCTCTTATCAACAGCCCTTTTAACCGTTTCCAACTCATACTGGTTTGATCTGATGCTGGTTTTAAGAATATTTCTGATTACCGCTATTATACAGACCTGCTTGTTTTATAATGACCTTTATGATTTTGATATTGCTTCACAGATCGCTGAGATTATAATCCGTTTGCTCCAGTCTTTAGGGGTTGCCTCCATCCTCTTGGCCGGTGTCTACTTTCTTTTTCCTCTGGTGATTATAGACCAAAAGGTTTATATTTTAAGCATAATTTTTTTAATTTTTTTCATCATTTTCTGGCGGGTCGGTTATCTTCATATTCTTAACAAAGGGATGTTTAACCAGCGTATTATCATTCTTGGTTCCAGTAAACTGGCTAAAGATATTTATGAAAAAGTCGCGAAAACTATAGATTGCGGCTATACAGTATGTGTTGTTATTCCTGATGATGTTGACAAGGAAACAAAAAAACTGCCTGAGCATTTGGTGATGGATCAAAAGGATAAAACGCTTTGTGAGATTTCCAAAATATATAATATAAACAAAATTATTGTGGCGTTTAAGGAAAAAAGAGGGCGGTTTCCTACCCAGGAACTTATTCAATGCAGGACTGAAGGTATTGATGTGATTTCTGGTAGCTCTTTCTATGAATTACTGACCGGAAAGGTCCTGGTTCGGGAGATAGAACCATCATGGTTGATTTTTTCCAAAGGATTCCAGAAATCATGGCTTAAGGCGACTATGAAGCGGATGCAGGATATCCTTTTGTCTTCAATTCTTTTGACACTTCTTTCTCCTTTATTTATAGTGGTTGCCATTCTGATCAAGATGGATTCAAAAGGTCCGGTTCTTTTTGCCCAAGACCGGGTTGGCGGTGGCAAAAAAGAATATATGATGCATAAATTCCGTTCCATGGTGCAGGATGCTGAAAAATTAACAGGGCCGGTATGGGCCGGTGATAACGATAACCGCATCACACGGGTGGGGCGAATCATAAGGAAATACAGAATAGATGAACTGCCCCAGTTGTGGGAGGTCCTCGTGGGAACTATGAGCCTTGTGGGGCCCCGTCCCGAACGTAAATACTTCACGGATCAACTGGAAAAAGAAATTCCTTTTTACACCCAGAGATTCAACGTAAAGCCAGGAATTACGGGGTGGGCTCAGATCTGTTATGATTACGGCGCAACCGTTGAAGATGCAGTGGAAAAGTTAAATTATGATCTTTTTTATATTAAAAATATGTCCTTTACCCTAGATGTGGTCATTCTTTTAAAAACCGTTAAAACGGTTCTTTTTGGCAAGGGTGCAAGGTAA